Proteins encoded together in one Maledivibacter sp. window:
- a CDS encoding methyl-accepting chemotaxis protein produces the protein MRFSIRAKMNLVFIVLIFCLMITIGTGSYLQSRTIIKEDLKALSSSTLNGVMGSIERYLKNYESIIKIVAHNGNIKSAISHPEYEPWIVDLFKSAINSGDDMKCVYVVLEDKRVISYPQLDLKDDTDPRLRPWYQQAKQDNKLIWTNPYRDKNTNELVISLAIPIYDEVDSFIGVLSIDINLDDFVKYINNQELGENSYCFILDRNNKYISHPNHDLIAKKMSNSTLIDVVEEGKRDTETIIDGEKHYLSQKRIENLGWIVVTDLSSKDVLSRAHTILHTTALVGGIALLFTVIGTYIFSNYFKGAIYKILDGMRGLKNGELRTEVIINSNDEFKDLSDHFNETIYNLSILIKNIQDTSDNGTGLSENLTAISQECTAISETITDRIVEISEESTKQVDRSKTGSNMMKELAILLNDLSQQFSKIISFSKQVQISNKEGISTIEELKVKNNKTTNSITRVNTIVNDLEEKSRDVEVILETIFSIAEETNLLALNASIEASRAGEHGRGFSVVAESIKHLAEQSAQAVKNISSILKDIQGASNKIVMSMEEANIVVQQQSDTVEKVNDSFITIDNNIQKLPNITDEISQMIEKMEYSKETTLTMIEEVTNTFENSATSLEEIRTSIYSQNEVINEVASIAIQLNEKSSELNSRLKKFHI, from the coding sequence ATGAGATTTTCTATTAGAGCTAAAATGAATTTGGTTTTTATCGTACTAATATTTTGTTTAATGATAACAATAGGGACTGGTTCTTACTTACAATCTAGGACAATTATTAAAGAAGATTTGAAGGCACTCTCTTCCAGTACCTTAAATGGAGTAATGGGTTCAATAGAAAGATATCTTAAGAACTATGAAAGTATTATTAAAATAGTTGCACATAATGGAAATATTAAAAGTGCTATAAGTCATCCAGAATATGAACCTTGGATCGTTGATTTATTTAAGAGTGCTATTAATTCTGGTGACGATATGAAGTGTGTTTATGTAGTACTTGAAGATAAGCGAGTAATATCGTATCCACAGCTAGATTTAAAGGATGATACTGATCCAAGATTGCGGCCGTGGTATCAACAAGCAAAGCAGGATAATAAATTGATTTGGACAAATCCATATAGAGATAAAAATACTAATGAACTAGTTATATCCCTTGCAATTCCTATATATGATGAAGTTGATAGTTTTATTGGTGTATTATCTATAGATATTAATCTTGATGATTTTGTTAAGTATATAAATAATCAAGAGCTAGGAGAAAATAGTTATTGCTTTATTTTAGATAGGAATAATAAATATATTAGTCATCCTAATCATGATTTAATAGCAAAAAAGATGTCTAATAGTACCTTAATTGATGTTGTAGAAGAAGGAAAAAGAGATACAGAAACAATAATAGATGGAGAAAAACACTATCTTTCGCAAAAACGTATTGAAAATCTGGGATGGATTGTAGTAACAGATTTATCCTCAAAGGATGTATTATCAAGGGCCCATACTATTTTGCATACAACAGCTTTGGTTGGCGGAATAGCTTTATTATTTACTGTTATAGGTACATATATTTTCTCAAATTATTTTAAAGGAGCAATTTATAAGATCTTAGATGGGATGAGAGGATTAAAGAATGGCGAATTAAGGACGGAAGTAATTATAAATTCTAATGATGAATTCAAAGATTTATCTGATCATTTCAATGAGACTATTTATAATTTATCAATTTTGATTAAAAATATTCAGGATACATCCGACAATGGCACGGGGCTATCGGAAAATTTGACGGCAATATCTCAAGAATGTACCGCAATATCGGAAACCATAACAGATAGGATAGTAGAAATTTCTGAAGAAAGTACTAAACAAGTAGATAGGAGTAAAACTGGATCTAATATGATGAAAGAATTGGCCATATTATTAAATGATCTTTCACAGCAGTTCAGTAAAATTATTTCTTTTTCAAAACAGGTTCAAATATCAAATAAAGAGGGAATAAGTACAATAGAAGAACTGAAGGTGAAAAATAATAAGACAACAAATTCGATTACTAGGGTAAATACAATAGTGAACGATTTAGAAGAAAAATCAAGAGACGTGGAAGTTATTCTTGAAACAATATTTTCAATTGCAGAGGAAACAAATCTTTTAGCATTAAATGCATCTATTGAAGCTTCAAGGGCTGGTGAACATGGAAGAGGTTTCTCAGTAGTAGCTGAATCAATTAAACATCTAGCAGAACAATCGGCTCAAGCCGTAAAAAATATTAGTAGTATTTTAAAAGATATACAAGGAGCTTCAAATAAGATTGTAATGTCTATGGAAGAAGCAAATATAGTTGTGCAGCAACAAAGTGATACTGTTGAAAAAGTTAATGATAGTTTTATTACCATCGACAATAACATTCAGAAATTACCCAATATCACGGATGAAATCAGCCAAATGATTGAAAAAATGGAATATTCAAAGGAAACTACATTGACAATGATTGAAGAAGTGACAAATACCTTTGAAAATTCTGCTACAAGCTTAGAGGAAATTAGAACATCAATATATAGCCAAAATGAAGTGATTAATGAGGTGGCTAGTATTGCAATACAATTGAATGAAAAATCCTCAGAATTAAATAGTAGGCTAAAGAAGTTCCATATATAA
- a CDS encoding DUF512 domain-containing protein, translated as MDKKKYNNIISNIEQDSIAEEMGIEKGDILVSINGKKILDVLDYLFLISDDYLEVEIEKKDGEVWVLEIDKDYDEDLGIEFENPILDKAKFCKNKCIFCFVDQLPKNMRKSLYFKDDDSRLSFLQGNFVTLTNLSDADIDRIIEYNISPINVSIHTTNPELRVKMLNNKNAGNVLERIKKLTENRIIINGQIVLCPGVNDGIELDRTIEDLYGLYPNICSMAIVPVGVTKFRENLYPMEIFDKEKATKVINQIDNWHRLLKRKIGTNFVHLSDEFYVLAEKALPHYEDYEGFPQIENGVGLIKKMEYEFDQYLKELPDNLEVDKTITIVTGVSASKFIKELASKLTHKIAKLKLQVVPIINEFFGETITVSGLITGQDIIKQLQNREVGDRLVIPKSMLKSDEPIFLDDVTVEDIEKAFNKDVVICGIEGKSFIESIILK; from the coding sequence ATGGATAAAAAGAAATATAATAATATAATATCTAATATTGAACAAGATAGTATAGCAGAGGAAATGGGCATAGAAAAAGGAGATATACTCGTTAGTATTAACGGTAAAAAGATACTAGATGTTCTAGATTATTTATTTTTAATTTCTGATGACTATTTGGAAGTTGAGATTGAAAAGAAGGATGGAGAAGTTTGGGTCTTAGAAATAGATAAAGATTATGATGAAGATCTCGGTATCGAATTTGAAAATCCTATTTTAGATAAAGCGAAGTTCTGTAAAAATAAATGTATTTTTTGTTTTGTTGATCAATTACCTAAAAATATGCGAAAGAGCTTATATTTTAAGGATGATGACTCGAGATTGTCCTTTCTCCAAGGTAATTTTGTTACTTTGACTAATTTAAGTGATGCAGATATAGATAGAATTATTGAATACAATATAAGTCCAATTAACGTTTCTATTCATACCACCAATCCAGAGCTAAGAGTCAAAATGTTAAATAACAAAAATGCAGGAAATGTACTAGAAAGAATTAAGAAGTTAACTGAAAATCGTATAATTATTAATGGACAAATAGTACTTTGTCCGGGAGTAAATGATGGTATAGAGTTAGATAGAACAATAGAAGACCTATATGGTTTGTATCCCAATATATGTAGTATGGCAATTGTTCCTGTGGGAGTCACAAAGTTTAGAGAAAACTTATATCCCATGGAGATTTTTGATAAAGAAAAGGCAACTAAAGTTATTAACCAAATCGATAATTGGCATAGATTATTAAAACGAAAAATAGGTACTAATTTTGTGCATTTATCAGATGAGTTTTACGTTTTAGCTGAAAAAGCTTTGCCACATTATGAGGATTATGAGGGATTTCCCCAGATAGAAAATGGTGTAGGTTTAATTAAAAAGATGGAGTACGAGTTTGACCAATACTTAAAGGAGTTACCTGATAATTTAGAGGTAGATAAGACAATTACTATTGTGACTGGAGTTTCAGCTTCTAAGTTTATTAAAGAATTAGCAAGTAAATTGACCCATAAAATTGCAAAGCTAAAACTTCAAGTGGTACCTATTATAAATGAGTTTTTTGGTGAAACTATAACTGTTTCAGGACTAATAACTGGACAAGACATTATAAAACAATTACAGAATAGGGAAGTGGGAGATAGGCTTGTTATTCCTAAGAGTATGTTAAAATCCGATGAGCCTATATTTTTAGATGATGTTACCGTAGAGGATATTGAAAAAGCATTCAATAAAGATGTTGTGATTTGTGGTATTGAAGGGAAATCTTTTATTGAAAGTATTATATTAAAATAG
- a CDS encoding YIEGIA family protein, which translates to MENYMISIILSIIIGVFARAYMMKIDHRQYPSYPQGFLSHITLGLIAASLGAVAIPALGTKEFGAVTFLSLAAQQFRDVRNMERQSLDNIEPTELVPRGTAYIEDIAKAFEARNYMVMLTSLLTSLSMNISRYLKGGQQMQIITGIIVGILAMTVLKRFLTRQLIGEIAEVKPGKISFDGPLLIINDVIIMNIGLTGSRKIYEERGIAVEIVPKDPSASSTLSNIGQRQAIQHQAATQLGIRKDIDEPDFTPLARRNPHNGNLVMALIPMEPNVDLLVDVVKKTPVLETCKRKPRGKHLQEG; encoded by the coding sequence ATGGAAAATTATATGATTTCCATAATATTGTCAATTATAATCGGTGTTTTTGCCCGTGCTTATATGATGAAAATTGATCATAGGCAGTATCCGAGCTATCCACAGGGTTTTTTATCACATATTACATTGGGACTAATAGCTGCATCCCTTGGAGCTGTAGCTATACCAGCGTTGGGAACTAAGGAATTTGGAGCAGTTACTTTTTTATCATTAGCGGCACAGCAATTTAGAGATGTACGAAATATGGAAAGACAGAGTTTAGATAATATTGAACCAACAGAACTAGTACCTAGGGGTACAGCTTACATAGAGGATATAGCCAAAGCCTTTGAAGCTAGAAATTATATGGTGATGTTGACATCACTTCTAACGAGCTTATCTATGAATATATCTAGATATTTAAAAGGTGGACAGCAAATGCAAATTATAACGGGTATTATTGTGGGAATTTTAGCGATGACAGTTTTGAAGAGATTTTTAACAAGACAATTAATTGGTGAAATAGCGGAGGTGAAACCTGGAAAAATAAGTTTTGACGGCCCATTATTAATTATTAACGATGTAATAATCATGAACATAGGGCTAACTGGATCAAGAAAAATATACGAGGAAAGAGGTATAGCCGTTGAAATAGTACCTAAAGATCCTAGTGCCAGTTCTACTTTATCAAATATTGGGCAAAGACAGGCAATACAGCATCAAGCAGCCACACAATTGGGTATTAGAAAGGATATAGATGAGCCGGATTTTACTCCATTGGCCAGGAGAAATCCTCACAATGGGAATTTAGTTATGGCGCTTATACCTATGGAACCCAATGTGGATTTATTGGTAGATGTTGTAAAAAAGACCCCTGTATTAGAAACCTGTAAAAGGAAACCAAGGGGGAAACATTTGCAAGAAGGTTAA